Proteins from a single region of Undibacterium sp. KW1:
- a CDS encoding helix-turn-helix domain-containing protein: MRQKIQDLVASQREGDYWDFKERHHENKAVLLHDILCLANTITKCNKYLIYGVSDPSSGCEIKGVPSEGRRSQADIIDFLRSKNFAGDIRPEIELRTLIMAGVEIDVVIVFDHPNKPYYLTEDYRDNGKVVEAHHIYCRNSDTNTPITSSADLRRIEAMWRERFGLDLQPAQRMEELLKHPDDWEKDFSNGRFCYHKFYPEYQIEFGEVKAFKDVYSYFYISEKSFIGTAKFRYLSTVLFTLAYVCCDDSRIEFVDPTNASIRTKSREIWYQYFELNGRDGAFLYFMTKGTYDFHSPMSQAAFILYKSEEQRRLFETYVKENLSALDAQPEDEIGKIRKNRIAQANENFYFDPVEMIKLKNLFDIWSMQKS, encoded by the coding sequence TTGCGTCAAAAAATACAAGATTTAGTCGCGTCACAGAGAGAGGGTGATTATTGGGATTTCAAAGAGCGCCATCATGAGAATAAAGCAGTTTTGTTACATGATATTTTGTGTTTGGCAAATACAATTACCAAATGCAATAAATATCTTATCTATGGCGTATCTGACCCCTCGAGTGGCTGTGAAATAAAAGGCGTGCCTAGTGAAGGTAGGCGGTCTCAGGCTGACATAATAGATTTCTTACGTTCGAAAAATTTCGCTGGTGATATTAGGCCCGAAATTGAATTGCGAACCCTAATAATGGCAGGGGTAGAAATTGATGTCGTCATAGTTTTTGACCATCCGAACAAGCCATACTATTTGACTGAAGATTATCGTGATAATGGTAAAGTAGTTGAGGCACACCATATCTACTGTAGAAATTCAGACACGAATACACCAATAACATCCAGTGCCGATTTGCGCAGGATCGAAGCCATGTGGCGCGAGCGATTTGGCTTGGACTTACAACCTGCACAGCGCATGGAAGAACTATTAAAGCATCCAGACGATTGGGAAAAAGATTTTAGCAATGGAAGATTCTGTTATCACAAATTTTACCCTGAATATCAAATAGAATTTGGTGAGGTGAAGGCATTCAAAGACGTATATAGCTACTTTTACATAAGTGAAAAGTCGTTTATTGGCACAGCTAAATTTCGATATCTAAGTACAGTTCTTTTTACGTTGGCGTACGTGTGCTGTGATGATTCTCGTATAGAATTTGTTGATCCCACCAATGCTAGTATTAGGACTAAATCACGCGAAATTTGGTATCAGTACTTTGAGTTAAACGGACGGGACGGTGCATTTTTGTACTTCATGACCAAAGGGACTTATGATTTTCATTCACCTATGAGTCAAGCGGCTTTTATTTTATATAAAAGTGAGGAGCAACGACGATTATTTGAGACTTACGTCAAAGAAAACCTATCTGCGCTTGATGCTCAGCCAGAAGATGAAATAGGCAAAATTCGTAAGAATAGAATTGCCCAAGCAAACGAAAATTTTTATTTCGATCCAGTGGAAATGATTAAGCTAAAAAATTTGTTTGATATCTGGTCGATGCAAAAATCTTAG
- a CDS encoding pre-peptidase C-terminal domain-containing protein has product MRTSSNLQLLTGISMAVAMLFNTAQASAEQWAPTATKATRIPTTVSSKSVATLMQAGTPTQISVALKLRNKAELDAITTGILNGKNVKTISNAEFMNRFAPTTAQVQSVVNYLKASGFVNITVSDNRMLVTANGAAATVKTAFNTDLQTFSIDGRTVHANTTDAQIPQSLSDIVLAVHGLQNVHTYRTHLVRPNANTLASTGHNPTEFSAIYNASGLPSAVNATIGIITQGSMTQTIKDLNTFTSKAGYPTANVETVTIGSPSTDTSGVGEWNMDTQDALATAGGTIKKMVLYTANTLNLTDITAAYNRAVSDNVAKVINVSLGMCENDAQNGGITASNDQIFQTAVAQGQTFAVSSGDSGAYECGGPGTSQSYPSASPYVISVGGTLLNTSGTTWVSESVWSCTTAANCQASASGGAGGGPSLTESAPSWQISSGVLGSATKRGTPDISFNADPASGALVIVNGSNQQIGGTSLAAPIFTGFWARVQSMNNNSLPFPAAAIYQKAASTPGMFHDVTTGSNGGYSAKAGWDYASGFGSLNMANFAAAMGSTPPPPNVLVKDVPITGINVATGANLVYTFAVPAGATNLSFKTTGGTGDADLYVQVGSAPTTTTYLQKSDGSTSTETVTIASPTAGTYYVLLNGYTTSNGVNLVATYQTGTPGNVLNNGVPVTGISLASGASSVYTFVVPAGRPTVTFKTSGGTGDADLYVKLGSAPTTSSYLQKSDGASNNESITINSPAGGTYYVMVKAYSAISGLSLVATD; this is encoded by the coding sequence ATGCGTACCAGCAGTAACCTACAACTACTAACCGGCATTTCCATGGCCGTTGCCATGCTGTTCAATACGGCACAGGCATCTGCCGAACAATGGGCGCCAACAGCGACCAAGGCAACCAGGATACCTACAACGGTATCGTCGAAGTCAGTGGCAACGCTGATGCAGGCGGGCACACCAACGCAGATTTCGGTTGCCCTGAAGCTGCGTAACAAGGCTGAGCTTGATGCCATCACCACCGGCATCCTGAACGGCAAAAACGTGAAGACGATTTCGAATGCCGAATTCATGAACCGCTTTGCACCGACCACAGCCCAGGTGCAATCGGTCGTGAATTACCTGAAGGCCAGCGGTTTCGTCAACATCACGGTGTCTGACAACCGCATGCTGGTGACTGCAAATGGTGCAGCAGCAACGGTAAAAACGGCGTTCAACACTGACCTGCAAACCTTTAGCATTGATGGCCGTACTGTGCATGCCAACACGACAGATGCACAGATACCGCAATCGCTGTCTGACATCGTGCTGGCTGTGCATGGTCTGCAAAACGTGCACACTTACCGCACTCACCTGGTCAGGCCCAATGCCAATACACTGGCCAGCACCGGGCACAATCCTACCGAGTTCTCGGCGATCTATAACGCCAGTGGTCTGCCCAGCGCTGTGAATGCCACCATAGGCATTATCACGCAAGGCAGCATGACACAGACCATCAAGGACTTGAACACGTTCACAAGCAAAGCCGGTTACCCGACTGCGAATGTGGAAACCGTGACGATAGGTTCACCCAGCACTGACACTTCCGGTGTCGGTGAATGGAATATGGATACGCAAGATGCGCTGGCAACTGCAGGCGGCACGATCAAGAAGATGGTGCTCTACACAGCCAACACACTGAACCTGACTGACATCACGGCAGCCTATAACCGCGCGGTCAGTGACAACGTGGCCAAGGTCATCAACGTGTCTTTGGGTATGTGTGAAAACGATGCGCAAAATGGTGGTATCACGGCCAGTAATGACCAGATATTCCAGACAGCGGTGGCACAGGGCCAGACTTTTGCAGTCTCGTCCGGTGACTCTGGTGCGTATGAATGCGGTGGCCCAGGTACTTCGCAAAGCTATCCATCGGCTTCACCTTATGTGATCTCGGTGGGTGGTACCTTGCTCAATACTTCTGGCACAACCTGGGTATCTGAATCGGTATGGTCTTGCACCACGGCGGCAAATTGCCAGGCATCTGCCAGCGGCGGCGCTGGTGGCGGGCCATCCCTGACAGAATCAGCACCTAGCTGGCAAATCAGTTCTGGCGTTTTGGGTTCTGCAACCAAACGCGGCACGCCAGATATCTCGTTCAATGCTGACCCTGCCAGTGGCGCTTTGGTGATCGTCAATGGTTCCAACCAGCAGATCGGTGGTACCAGCCTGGCTGCACCTATCTTCACCGGCTTTTGGGCTCGTGTACAGTCGATGAACAATAACAGCCTGCCCTTCCCTGCTGCTGCGATCTATCAAAAAGCAGCCAGCACACCGGGCATGTTCCACGACGTCACCACCGGCAGCAATGGTGGTTATAGCGCCAAGGCAGGCTGGGATTATGCCAGTGGTTTTGGTAGCCTGAACATGGCTAACTTTGCCGCCGCCATGGGTTCTACACCGCCACCACCAAATGTACTGGTCAAGGATGTACCGATCACAGGCATCAACGTGGCAACAGGTGCCAACCTGGTATATACCTTTGCAGTGCCAGCCGGCGCGACTAACCTGAGCTTCAAAACCACAGGTGGCACAGGCGATGCTGATTTGTATGTACAAGTGGGTTCTGCTCCAACGACCACGACCTACCTGCAAAAATCTGATGGTTCTACCAGCACTGAAACCGTGACAATCGCATCACCAACAGCAGGCACTTACTATGTCCTGCTGAATGGTTATACGACATCCAACGGCGTCAACCTGGTGGCAACTTACCAGACCGGCACACCAGGTAATGTATTGAACAATGGCGTACCAGTCACAGGCATCAGCCTGGCCTCTGGCGCATCATCGGTCTATACCTTCGTGGTACCTGCTGGCCGCCCAACAGTGACATTCAAAACCAGCGGTGGCACTGGCGACGCTGACCTGTATGTCAAACTGGGCTCTGCACCAACGACCTCGTCTTACCTGCAAAAATCTGATGGCGCCAGCAACAATGAAAGCATCACCATCAATTCACCAGCAGGCGGCACTTACTATGTCATGGTCAAGGCCTATAGCGCGATCAGTGGCCTGAGCCTGGTCGCAACGGACTAA
- a CDS encoding bifunctional diguanylate cyclase/phosphodiesterase, translating to MNTAAILGVAAIVNPSASNWFWWWLVWSLLYSGFRVSWYFYCRKHVNQHPDLPVPEHQIKIHHVLVVGSAIVWVIVAWMGLPVFAAKDKFAIIIILSALSGGATGSLASLRRTGKIYIGLLIIPACIRMLMLDDPSFITIAILGFIFAWVMISSHENNYRLLERSLFLSMRNEDLIQQLSGKNAEITKINTELEQIVEERTKKLQYLANYDLLTNLLNRRGIAEDSSESDSALQHQLVLFIDLDRFKQINDGLGHDWGDLLLQAVSQRLAELVDELALEWGSKRHAVCRWGGDEFVVTLVGPEVSDGRTSAACKYLQTMLSQPFQINSRQLQVGASIGVFERCAYSLAKLSEAVSYADIAASEAKRLGRGRVVFYSEILSDIQRRKLALTIALSQAHMDGSLKLVFQPIVSASSGEVVAFEALLRWHSSEFGPVSPVEFIPLAEESGHILKIGNWVLTQACKEAQLWRQQHPSAIAPKVAVNTSIKQLIQADYVNEVRTALKNSGLPENHLVIEVTESVFDESNMDQTLTTLSALHNLGVEIHLDDFGTGYSSLSRLRKFPLDAIKIDKSFVMFSDEKSMAVIEGALLISHKFGLRVIAEGVETHTQLDKLRDLGVDELQGYLLGKPSEMTLTHFIKEDEVRSPHNMGR from the coding sequence GTGAATACGGCTGCAATTCTTGGCGTTGCAGCGATCGTCAACCCATCGGCATCAAATTGGTTTTGGTGGTGGCTGGTTTGGTCCCTTCTTTACTCTGGCTTCCGCGTCAGCTGGTATTTCTACTGCCGCAAGCATGTCAACCAGCACCCCGACTTGCCGGTGCCCGAGCACCAAATCAAAATTCATCATGTTCTCGTCGTGGGCTCGGCAATAGTATGGGTCATCGTCGCATGGATGGGCTTACCTGTTTTTGCAGCCAAGGATAAATTTGCCATTATCATCATCCTTTCGGCACTCTCAGGCGGTGCAACGGGCTCACTTGCCTCCCTGCGAAGAACCGGGAAAATCTACATCGGACTATTAATTATCCCCGCATGTATTCGAATGCTGATGCTGGACGACCCCAGTTTTATCACCATCGCTATTTTGGGTTTTATATTTGCCTGGGTAATGATAAGCAGCCACGAAAATAACTACAGGCTGCTTGAGCGTTCATTATTTTTATCCATGCGCAATGAGGATTTGATACAGCAGTTGTCGGGTAAAAATGCAGAAATTACAAAAATAAATACCGAACTGGAGCAGATCGTAGAAGAGCGGACAAAGAAACTCCAGTACCTTGCCAATTATGACCTATTGACCAACCTGCTAAATCGTCGCGGAATAGCAGAAGATTCGTCCGAATCAGATAGTGCCCTGCAACACCAGCTTGTTTTATTCATTGATCTTGATCGCTTTAAACAGATCAACGATGGATTAGGGCATGACTGGGGCGATCTCTTACTGCAAGCGGTATCCCAACGCCTGGCAGAATTGGTGGATGAATTGGCTTTGGAGTGGGGATCAAAGAGACATGCGGTTTGCCGATGGGGAGGTGACGAATTTGTAGTTACCCTGGTTGGACCAGAAGTCTCGGATGGACGCACATCGGCTGCATGCAAATATCTGCAAACCATGTTGTCCCAGCCCTTTCAGATAAATAGTCGCCAACTCCAGGTAGGGGCTAGCATCGGTGTATTTGAAAGATGCGCCTATTCGCTTGCAAAACTTTCTGAAGCAGTGAGTTACGCGGATATTGCAGCATCAGAGGCCAAGCGTTTGGGACGAGGCCGGGTTGTTTTCTATTCAGAGATACTGTCCGACATACAGCGACGAAAATTGGCACTGACCATCGCCCTGTCGCAAGCGCACATGGACGGCTCACTAAAGCTCGTGTTTCAACCTATCGTATCTGCTTCTTCAGGCGAAGTCGTCGCATTTGAAGCCTTGCTCAGATGGCATTCTTCAGAATTCGGCCCGGTTTCTCCCGTAGAGTTCATACCCTTGGCTGAAGAATCTGGTCACATCTTAAAAATAGGAAATTGGGTACTAACACAGGCCTGCAAAGAGGCGCAGCTATGGCGACAACAGCATCCGTCCGCAATAGCGCCAAAGGTAGCTGTCAATACCTCCATCAAGCAACTGATACAGGCAGATTATGTCAATGAAGTACGAACTGCCTTGAAAAACTCTGGCCTGCCAGAAAATCACCTCGTCATTGAAGTGACCGAGAGTGTATTTGACGAAAGCAATATGGATCAGACATTAACAACACTCTCGGCTTTACATAATCTGGGCGTAGAAATTCATCTGGACGATTTTGGCACTGGCTATTCGTCATTGTCGCGCTTACGTAAGTTCCCTCTGGATGCTATCAAAATAGATAAAAGCTTTGTGATGTTTTCAGACGAAAAATCGATGGCCGTCATTGAAGGCGCACTTTTGATTTCACATAAATTTGGCTTGCGGGTTATCGCCGAAGGAGTAGAAACGCACACGCAATTAGATAAATTGCGCGATTTGGGCGTTGACGAACTTCAAGGCTATTTATTAGGTAAGCCTTCAGAGATGACCCTAACGCATTTCATCAAAGAGGATGAGGTGCGTTCGCCTCATAACATGGGCAGGTAA
- a CDS encoding IS110 family transposase: protein MEKITVIGLDLAKSIFQVHGANARGKKLLSKKLKRSEVMGFFASQPPCLVGMEACGGAHEWARQIQSLGHDVKLMAPQYVKGFVQGNKTDARDAAGIAEAAVRESIQRVTIRSREEQQIQALHRVREAWVKHRTATANQIRGLLAEFGQILTPGLRHLRREVALWQEQSRGMLGILNGLVDELLQYLSELEERIGQVEKQIKQVLQSNPACKLIETIPGVGVLTATAIIGSFGRAENFTEGRKFANALGLTPREHSSGGKQVLLGLSKRGNGYVRKLLVHGARSVLQARINKPAYAEDWVVKLAKRRGHNIAVCALAAKNARRIWAMLQSGEVFRADHAQTNDVCT, encoded by the coding sequence ATGGAAAAGATTACCGTAATTGGGTTGGATTTGGCAAAGAGTATTTTTCAAGTTCATGGTGCCAATGCCCGAGGCAAGAAGCTCCTGTCGAAGAAACTCAAGCGTAGCGAAGTCATGGGATTCTTTGCATCACAGCCACCGTGCCTGGTAGGGATGGAAGCCTGCGGAGGAGCTCACGAATGGGCGCGGCAGATCCAGTCACTTGGGCATGATGTCAAACTGATGGCACCCCAGTACGTCAAAGGCTTTGTACAAGGAAACAAGACCGATGCCAGAGATGCCGCAGGTATCGCAGAAGCAGCAGTAAGAGAAAGTATCCAGAGAGTGACGATACGCAGCCGTGAAGAACAACAGATACAAGCCCTGCACAGAGTAAGAGAAGCCTGGGTCAAACACCGTACTGCGACCGCCAACCAGATACGGGGCCTGCTCGCTGAGTTTGGTCAGATACTCACTCCCGGCCTGCGCCACCTGCGCCGTGAAGTCGCCCTCTGGCAAGAGCAAAGCCGCGGCATGCTCGGCATACTCAACGGCCTGGTCGATGAGTTACTGCAGTATCTCAGTGAGTTAGAAGAAAGAATTGGTCAAGTAGAGAAACAGATCAAACAAGTACTGCAAAGCAATCCCGCCTGCAAACTGATAGAAACCATCCCCGGCGTAGGCGTCCTCACCGCCACCGCCATCATCGGCAGCTTTGGACGGGCAGAGAACTTTACAGAAGGACGCAAGTTTGCCAATGCCCTGGGGCTGACACCGAGGGAACACAGCAGTGGTGGCAAACAAGTTCTGCTGGGGCTCAGCAAGCGAGGCAATGGTTATGTACGCAAACTCCTCGTCCATGGGGCCAGGTCCGTCTTGCAGGCCAGGATCAACAAACCGGCCTATGCCGAAGACTGGGTCGTAAAACTGGCCAAAAGGCGGGGACACAACATCGCCGTGTGCGCTCTGGCAGCCAAGAATGCCAGGAGGATCTGGGCGATGCTGCAGAGCGGAGAAGTATTCCGTGCTGATCATGCGCAGACCAACGACGTCTGCACATGA
- a CDS encoding paraquat-inducible protein A: MKPAIKPAHQFIVCHECDLVCADVPVATGEAASCPRCRAILYRNGTASIDVALALAITSVILLLLLNSFPLLSLKVQQVTRDTTLFHAALAMWDDGMHILSLLVIITTMLAPALQISVAVYLLYVIRFGDARLALGAPLRALQTLRPWSMVEIFMLGLLVSLVKLQHMADIVIGPALWSCASLIFFTAALTSVLTPRNIWLWAHAAKASKAATGVSHV; the protein is encoded by the coding sequence GTGAAGCCCGCCATCAAGCCTGCCCATCAATTTATTGTCTGCCATGAATGCGACCTGGTCTGTGCGGATGTGCCGGTCGCCACGGGTGAGGCGGCGAGTTGTCCGCGTTGCCGGGCTATCTTGTACCGCAATGGCACTGCCAGCATTGACGTGGCGCTGGCGCTGGCGATCACTTCGGTGATCCTGTTATTACTGCTCAACAGCTTCCCGCTGCTGTCGCTGAAGGTACAGCAGGTCACGCGGGATACTACGCTTTTTCATGCGGCGCTGGCGATGTGGGATGATGGCATGCACATTCTCTCGCTGCTGGTGATCATCACCACCATGCTGGCACCGGCCCTGCAAATTTCGGTGGCGGTCTATCTCTTGTATGTGATTCGTTTTGGTGATGCCAGGCTGGCGCTGGGTGCGCCCCTGCGTGCGCTGCAGACCCTGCGGCCCTGGAGCATGGTCGAGATTTTCATGCTGGGCTTGCTGGTGTCGCTGGTCAAGCTGCAGCACATGGCCGACATCGTCATTGGCCCGGCCCTGTGGTCTTGCGCCTCGCTGATCTTTTTTACGGCAGCGCTGACCTCGGTGCTGACGCCGCGCAATATCTGGCTGTGGGCACACGCCGCCAAAGCCAGCAAGGCAGCCACCGGGGTGAGCCATGTCTGA
- a CDS encoding paraquat-inducible protein A, protein MSEQEYRHIPATGLAGQTGASAGLITCDICEALCCTHDEAATHCPVCGASLHLRHKDSLTKSLAYLVAAAILYIPANLLPVMQTNTIFGTQDDTIMSGVLVLLYTGSWPLALLVFFASIVVPLLKLFSISLLLYTCWKKSAWNPLQRTQLFRMVEAVGRWSMLDVYVVTVLVALVQFKSLAAVHPGGGALAFGAVVVLTMLSAQSFDSRLIWVAKTHE, encoded by the coding sequence ATGTCTGAGCAAGAATACCGCCACATCCCCGCTACCGGGCTGGCAGGCCAGACCGGTGCCTCTGCCGGGCTGATCACCTGCGACATTTGCGAAGCCCTGTGCTGCACTCATGACGAGGCCGCTACCCACTGCCCCGTCTGCGGTGCCTCCCTGCATTTGCGCCATAAAGACAGCCTGACCAAATCCCTGGCTTACCTGGTTGCTGCGGCGATACTCTACATCCCCGCCAATCTCTTGCCCGTTATGCAAACCAATACCATCTTTGGTACGCAGGACGACACCATCATGAGCGGCGTGCTGGTCTTGTTATACACCGGCTCATGGCCGCTGGCCTTGCTGGTATTCTTTGCCAGCATCGTCGTGCCTTTGCTCAAGCTGTTTTCCATCAGTCTATTGCTCTACACCTGCTGGAAAAAATCTGCCTGGAACCCCTTGCAGCGCACCCAGCTGTTCCGCATGGTAGAAGCGGTGGGCCGCTGGTCCATGCTGGATGTGTATGTCGTCACAGTGCTGGTGGCGCTGGTGCAGTTTAAATCCCTGGCAGCGGTACACCCCGGCGGCGGTGCGCTGGCCTTTGGTGCGGTGGTGGTGCTGACGATGCTGTCGGCACAAAGCTTTGATTCACGTTTAATCTGGGTAGCAAAGACGCATGAGTGA
- a CDS encoding intermembrane transport protein PqiB encodes MSDPTSEHPGPGAGKPANADSSDAAASTGNATASTIETVDAVDAIIPVVKVRPRRRLPSFVWAVPVIAALIGIWLVVQSVTSQGPVITITFKSAEGLEAGKTKLRYKDVDVGHVKAIALSPDRKRVLITAQLIKSAADILATDTRFFIVKPRISGGSVSGLSTLLSGNYISVDVGTSSETTNEFTGLEEPPLVNRDSPGREFVLHGAQTGSVNYGSPIFFRHINAGHVTKFQLDRDGKGVTIRVFIDAPYDQYVTEDTRFWHASGVDMQLDANGLRVTTESLTSLIEGGLAFQEHDDALPGGKPAFEGSVFPLFEDREHAMRAPDTKVRSFLMYFPESLRGLSKGAPVDLRGIVIGEVKSLNVEFAENGRLPRFPVEISLYPDRLKARVRTGTRLPDDDTEAKERSLLDHLITRGLRGQLRSGNLLTGQLYIALDFFPDAPQAKMDWRTDYPVLPTVGGGLAEIQETVGRIAKKIDKLPFDKISGELVQALTKLNTTLASTEKLVHRLDVEVTPELTSTLKEARSTLNSANALLAEDAPLQQDMRESLKQVAKSARAVANLADMLERHPDALVFGKQKVKP; translated from the coding sequence ATGAGTGATCCAACTTCAGAACATCCTGGCCCCGGGGCAGGCAAACCCGCCAACGCTGACAGCAGTGATGCCGCTGCCAGCACAGGCAATGCAACAGCAAGCACTATAGAAACCGTCGATGCAGTAGATGCCATCATCCCCGTCGTCAAGGTCAGGCCACGGCGGCGTTTGCCCTCGTTTGTGTGGGCCGTGCCTGTCATTGCCGCCCTCATCGGTATCTGGCTGGTGGTGCAAAGCGTGACCAGCCAGGGGCCGGTCATCACCATCACCTTTAAATCGGCTGAAGGGCTGGAAGCTGGCAAAACCAAATTGCGCTATAAAGATGTAGATGTCGGCCACGTCAAGGCAATTGCCCTCTCGCCTGACCGCAAGCGTGTGCTGATCACGGCGCAACTGATCAAGAGTGCCGCAGACATCCTCGCTACCGATACCCGCTTCTTCATCGTCAAGCCGCGCATCTCTGGCGGCTCGGTGTCTGGCCTCTCTACCCTGCTGTCCGGCAATTACATCAGCGTCGATGTCGGCACCTCATCAGAGACCACCAATGAATTCACCGGCCTTGAAGAACCACCACTGGTCAACCGCGATTCACCAGGCCGTGAATTTGTCTTGCATGGTGCACAGACCGGCTCGGTCAATTATGGCTCACCTATCTTCTTCCGCCACATCAATGCCGGGCACGTCACCAAGTTCCAGCTTGACCGCGACGGCAAGGGCGTGACCATCCGCGTCTTCATCGATGCACCGTATGATCAATACGTGACTGAAGACACCCGCTTCTGGCATGCCAGTGGCGTCGATATGCAGCTCGATGCCAATGGCCTGCGCGTGACCACAGAATCACTGACCTCACTGATAGAAGGCGGCCTCGCCTTCCAGGAACATGATGATGCCCTGCCCGGTGGCAAACCCGCGTTTGAAGGCAGCGTCTTCCCCTTGTTTGAAGACCGCGAACATGCTATGCGCGCGCCGGATACCAAGGTGCGCAGCTTCCTCATGTATTTCCCAGAAAGCCTGCGCGGTTTGTCCAAAGGTGCCCCTGTCGATTTGCGCGGCATCGTCATCGGCGAAGTCAAATCCCTGAATGTGGAATTTGCCGAGAATGGCCGCCTGCCGCGCTTCCCGGTAGAAATCAGCCTCTACCCAGACCGCCTCAAGGCCAGGGTCAGGACAGGCACGCGCCTGCCTGATGACGATACCGAAGCCAAAGAAAGATCGCTGCTCGACCACCTCATCACCCGAGGCCTGCGCGGCCAGCTACGCAGTGGCAACCTGCTGACCGGCCAGTTGTATATCGCCCTTGATTTCTTCCCCGATGCACCGCAGGCAAAAATGGACTGGCGCACCGACTACCCCGTGCTGCCCACCGTCGGTGGCGGCCTGGCCGAAATCCAGGAAACCGTAGGCCGCATCGCCAAGAAAATCGACAAGCTGCCTTTCGATAAAATCTCTGGCGAGCTCGTACAGGCGCTCACCAAACTCAACACCACCCTCGCCAGCACAGAAAAACTCGTCCATCGTCTTGATGTAGAAGTCACGCCCGAGCTGACCTCCACTCTCAAAGAAGCGCGCAGCACCCTGAACAGCGCCAACGCCCTGCTGGCAGAAGACGCACCGCTGCAACAAGACATGCGCGAATCACTGAAGCAAGTCGCCAAGTCCGCCCGCGCCGTCGCCAACCTGGCCGACATGCTGGAACGCCATCCAGACGCCCTGGTGTTTGGCAAACAAAAGGTAAAACCATGA
- a CDS encoding membrane integrity-associated transporter subunit PqiC, giving the protein MMRSTHVLTISLASLATLLLAACATPPVEHLYRLDYPVASSSQAEAQYELVVATVKLPEAVNRQQLVIQKSATESIVSDEQRWLAPLDEQLTNALTAHLRKNLPDAWLSSDIGINAGVATTPGNSLPRYQVKVQVDQLLIQSGDQLTLEASWVVLDQGRKLLKREHQVFTVRLNGPAYEAVAPALSEAARQLAEQVGASVAGVRK; this is encoded by the coding sequence ATGATGCGAAGCACACACGTTCTGACGATTTCCCTGGCCAGCCTGGCGACCTTGTTACTGGCCGCCTGCGCCACGCCACCAGTAGAACACCTGTACCGCCTCGACTACCCCGTGGCCAGCAGCAGCCAGGCAGAGGCACAGTATGAACTCGTCGTCGCCACCGTCAAACTGCCAGAGGCAGTGAACCGCCAGCAACTCGTCATCCAAAAATCTGCCACAGAATCCATCGTCAGCGACGAACAACGCTGGCTGGCCCCGCTGGACGAACAACTGACCAACGCCCTCACCGCCCACCTGCGCAAAAACCTGCCCGACGCCTGGCTCTCCTCCGACATCGGCATCAACGCAGGCGTAGCCACGACACCAGGCAACAGCCTGCCCCGCTACCAGGTCAAGGTACAAGTCGATCAGCTACTCATCCAAAGCGGTGATCAGCTCACACTGGAAGCCAGCTGGGTCGTGCTCGACCAAGGCCGCAAACTGCTCAAGCGCGAACACCAAGTGTTTACCGTGCGCCTGAACGGCCCAGCTTATGAAGCCGTAGCTCCGGCATTGTCAGAAGCGGCGCGGCAATTAGCCGAGCAAGTTGGGGCGAGTGTGGCTGGCGTGCGCAAGTAA
- a CDS encoding transposase produces MPNYRRAFVPGATWFFTVNLLQRHGNDLLVRKIGLLRQVIKNVRSKYPFHIDAWVVLPEHMHCIFTLPEGDSNFSLRWRLIKSGFSRALPKTESLSAARLAAGERGIWQRHYWEHLIRDELDFQRHVDYVHANPLKHGLVQRVCDWPYSTFHHYVHDGVYPVDWCGDMAVEIGGGD; encoded by the coding sequence ATGCCCAACTACCGCCGCGCATTCGTCCCGGGAGCCACATGGTTTTTCACCGTCAATCTGCTGCAAAGACACGGCAATGATCTGCTGGTACGCAAGATTGGACTCTTGCGGCAGGTGATCAAAAATGTGCGCAGTAAATATCCCTTTCATATAGATGCCTGGGTAGTTTTGCCAGAACACATGCATTGCATCTTCACCCTGCCTGAAGGTGACAGCAATTTCAGCCTGCGCTGGCGGCTCATCAAGAGTGGTTTCTCACGCGCCCTGCCCAAAACAGAATCCCTCTCCGCTGCACGGCTGGCAGCAGGTGAGCGCGGTATCTGGCAGCGCCACTATTGGGAACATCTGATACGCGACGAGCTGGACTTTCAAAGACATGTCGATTACGTACATGCCAATCCATTAAAACACGGCCTGGTCCAACGCGTTTGCGACTGGCCCTATTCCACTTTTCACCACTATGTGCATGACGGCGTGTATCCTGTAGATTGGTGCGGCGACATGGCGGTGGAGATTGGTGGTGGCGATTGA